The following are encoded together in the Pedobacter steynii genome:
- the lon gene encoding endopeptidase La encodes MSKQDHFDFSNALPIINEDTEFFPLMSQQDEDEMNNEETPEILAILPLRNTVLFPGVVIPITVGRDKSIKLIKEAYKGDKIIGVVSQRDVSIEDPTFEQLNSVGTVAHIIKMLQMPDGNTTVIIQGKQRFRLIEEVQSEPYIKVTISKFEEGKHKADKEFKAMVASIKEMSSQIIQLSPNIPSEAGIALKNIESTSFLINFISSNMNADVSDKQKMLEMTNQRERAMMVMELLTLELQMLELKNQIQSKVRTDLDKQQRDYFLNQQLKTIQEELGGTSSDLEYEALQIRAKKKKWSVQVKEHFTKELDKLGRMNPAAPDYSVQINYLELLLDLPWNDFTKDNFDLKRAQRVLDKDHFGLEKVKQRIIEYLAVLKLKRDMKAPIICLVGPPGVGKTSLGKSIAKALNRKYVRMALGGIRDEAEIRGHRKTYIGAMPGRIIQSIKKAGAANPVFVLDEIDKVGSDFRGDPSSALLEVLDPEQNSAFNDHYVEADYDLSNVLFIATANSLSSIQPALLDRMEIIEVNGYTIEEKIEIAKKYLLPKQKEQHGIKTKDINLKSGLIEKVIEDYTRESGVRGLEKKIGSLVRGVATKIAMEETYEANLTNEDVERILGAPIYDKDLYEGNEVAGVVTGLAWTQVGGDILFIEASLSPGKGKLTLTGNLGEVMKESAIIALAYLRAHADLFNIDYALFDNWDIHVHVPAGATPKDGPSAGITMLTALTSAFTQRKVKSNLAMTGEITLRGKVLPVGGIKEKILAAKRANIKDVILCKSNKKDILEIKESYIKDLNFHYVSEMKEVIELALTKEKVKNAQDLSVKVKPIAN; translated from the coding sequence CTCAACAGGACGAAGATGAAATGAATAATGAAGAAACCCCTGAAATACTGGCTATTCTTCCATTAAGGAACACCGTATTATTTCCAGGAGTTGTTATCCCAATTACTGTTGGCAGGGATAAATCCATAAAACTAATAAAAGAGGCTTACAAAGGCGACAAGATCATTGGTGTGGTTTCACAACGTGATGTTTCTATTGAGGATCCCACATTTGAGCAATTAAATAGTGTAGGTACGGTTGCGCACATTATAAAAATGTTGCAGATGCCTGATGGGAACACTACGGTGATCATTCAGGGTAAGCAACGTTTTCGTTTAATTGAAGAAGTTCAATCCGAGCCCTATATCAAAGTAACGATCAGCAAATTTGAAGAAGGCAAACATAAGGCCGACAAAGAATTTAAAGCGATGGTTGCTTCCATTAAGGAAATGTCTTCTCAGATTATTCAATTGTCGCCCAATATTCCAAGTGAAGCAGGGATTGCGTTGAAGAATATCGAGAGTACTTCTTTTTTGATCAATTTCATCTCTTCAAATATGAATGCAGATGTTTCTGATAAGCAAAAGATGCTGGAGATGACCAATCAGCGTGAGCGTGCCATGATGGTCATGGAACTGTTGACCTTAGAGCTTCAAATGCTGGAATTAAAAAACCAGATCCAATCTAAAGTGCGTACTGACCTGGATAAACAACAGCGTGATTATTTTCTGAATCAACAGCTGAAAACCATCCAGGAAGAATTGGGCGGCACTTCGTCAGACCTGGAATATGAGGCGCTGCAGATTCGCGCCAAGAAAAAGAAATGGTCAGTTCAGGTGAAGGAGCACTTTACAAAAGAACTGGATAAACTGGGAAGAATGAATCCTGCTGCACCGGATTATTCGGTACAGATCAATTATCTGGAGTTGTTACTAGACCTTCCATGGAATGATTTCACTAAAGATAACTTTGACTTAAAACGTGCACAACGCGTATTAGATAAGGATCACTTTGGTTTAGAGAAGGTTAAACAACGTATTATTGAGTATTTGGCTGTCCTGAAGCTGAAACGCGATATGAAGGCTCCCATCATTTGTCTGGTAGGCCCTCCGGGAGTAGGAAAAACTTCATTGGGTAAATCTATTGCAAAAGCACTAAACCGCAAATATGTAAGAATGGCATTGGGAGGCATCAGAGATGAGGCTGAGATCCGTGGCCATAGGAAAACCTATATCGGTGCAATGCCTGGCCGGATTATTCAGTCTATTAAAAAAGCTGGTGCGGCCAATCCTGTTTTTGTACTGGATGAGATTGATAAAGTAGGTTCTGACTTCAGAGGTGATCCTTCTTCTGCATTACTGGAAGTTCTGGATCCGGAGCAAAACAGTGCTTTCAATGACCACTATGTAGAAGCAGATTATGACTTATCAAATGTTCTTTTTATTGCTACAGCGAATTCATTGAGCAGCATCCAGCCCGCTTTACTTGACCGGATGGAGATCATTGAAGTAAATGGCTATACCATAGAAGAGAAAATCGAGATTGCAAAAAAATACCTCTTGCCTAAACAAAAGGAACAACATGGTATCAAGACAAAAGACATCAATCTGAAAAGCGGTTTAATAGAGAAAGTGATTGAAGATTATACCAGAGAGTCAGGTGTTCGTGGTCTGGAGAAAAAGATAGGTTCACTGGTACGTGGTGTGGCGACTAAAATAGCCATGGAAGAAACCTATGAAGCCAACCTGACCAATGAGGATGTGGAACGAATTCTAGGTGCGCCAATTTACGACAAGGACCTTTATGAAGGAAATGAAGTTGCCGGCGTGGTTACAGGCCTGGCCTGGACTCAGGTAGGTGGCGATATCTTATTCATTGAAGCCAGTTTAAGTCCCGGTAAAGGAAAATTGACCTTAACAGGAAATCTGGGTGAGGTGATGAAAGAATCTGCAATTATTGCGCTTGCTTATTTACGTGCCCATGCAGATTTGTTCAATATAGATTATGCATTATTTGACAATTGGGACATTCACGTACACGTACCTGCCGGAGCCACACCGAAAGATGGTCCCTCTGCAGGAATTACCATGCTCACCGCACTGACTTCTGCTTTTACGCAACGGAAGGTAAAATCAAACCTGGCGATGACCGGCGAGATCACTCTAAGAGGTAAGGTACTGCCTGTTGGCGGTATCAAGGAAAAAATCCTTGCTGCCAAACGTGCCAATATTAAAGATGTCATTTTATGTAAATCCAATAAGAAAGATATTCTGGAAATTAAAGAAAGTTATATCAAGGATTTAAACTTCCATTATGTTTCCGAGATGAAGGAAGTAATTGAGCTGGCTTTAACTAAAGAAAAAGTAAAAAATGCACAGGACCTTAGTGTAAAGGTTAAGCCGATTGCAAACTAA
- a CDS encoding efflux transporter outer membrane subunit → MIHTYKKQLFSLAIAATVFASCKVTKTYERPALKTAGLFREQTATDTTTLANTPWQTLFADPQLSALIQEGLDQNLDLKNAIQNIVQAQATLKQSKAAYFPTLSLDANYTRSKQSEAGLNFPPGININTLTNNFKAQLSTSWEADIWGKLSSTKRSALAGYLKSDATKRAVQTQLIADIANNYYNLLALDRQLEITQETLKSRIAGVETMKTLKEGAVVNGAAVVQSEASRYATEVTIPDLKRTIRETENAMNILLSRAPGPISRSKLNDHNLSTDVKIGVPTQLLENRPDVQGAEYAFRGAFENTNLARTYFYPSLTITAAGGLSSLDIKDFFSKSIFYNLVGGLTQPIFNKGLNKQRLETAKSAQEQAMNSFQKTLLVAGQEVSNALYAYQTAVEKEEARAKQIAALEKSVNYTQELLRYSSATNYTDVLTSEQSLLAAQLSGVTDRLQKLQSVVNLYRALGGGWK, encoded by the coding sequence ATGATTCATACATATAAAAAACAGCTTTTCTCCCTGGCAATTGCAGCTACAGTATTTGCATCCTGCAAGGTGACTAAGACTTACGAACGCCCCGCACTGAAAACAGCCGGATTGTTCCGTGAGCAGACAGCTACAGATACCACTACCCTGGCAAATACGCCATGGCAGACCCTCTTTGCCGACCCTCAATTGTCGGCATTGATCCAGGAAGGGCTGGATCAGAACCTGGATTTAAAGAATGCCATACAAAATATTGTACAGGCACAGGCAACCTTAAAACAAAGCAAAGCGGCTTACTTTCCTACCTTAAGCCTTGATGCCAATTACACCAGGTCGAAACAATCTGAAGCAGGACTGAATTTTCCTCCTGGAATCAACATCAACACACTGACCAATAACTTCAAGGCGCAGTTGAGTACGAGCTGGGAAGCAGATATCTGGGGTAAACTCAGCAGTACGAAAAGATCTGCATTGGCTGGTTATTTAAAGAGTGATGCGACCAAAAGGGCAGTTCAGACTCAACTGATTGCTGATATTGCCAACAACTACTATAACCTGCTTGCTTTAGACAGGCAGCTGGAAATCACTCAGGAGACTTTAAAAAGTAGAATTGCTGGTGTAGAAACGATGAAAACACTGAAAGAAGGTGCCGTAGTTAACGGGGCTGCAGTGGTACAAAGTGAAGCCAGCCGTTATGCAACGGAGGTAACGATCCCTGATTTGAAAAGAACGATCAGAGAAACTGAAAATGCCATGAATATTTTGTTGTCCAGGGCACCGGGCCCAATCAGCCGCAGCAAACTGAACGATCACAACCTGAGTACCGATGTAAAAATCGGTGTTCCAACCCAATTGCTGGAAAACAGACCCGATGTTCAGGGAGCAGAGTATGCTTTCAGGGGTGCATTTGAAAATACCAACCTTGCCCGTACTTATTTTTATCCTTCACTAACCATCACGGCAGCCGGGGGATTATCGAGTCTTGACATTAAGGATTTCTTTAGCAAGTCTATCTTTTACAATCTGGTAGGCGGTTTAACCCAGCCGATCTTTAATAAAGGTCTCAACAAACAAAGGCTGGAAACTGCAAAATCTGCACAGGAACAAGCAATGAACTCTTTCCAGAAAACCTTATTGGTAGCCGGACAGGAAGTATCCAATGCCTTATATGCTTATCAGACTGCTGTTGAAAAAGAAGAAGCAAGAGCAAAGCAAATTGCTGCCCTGGAAAAATCAGTGAATTATACCCAGGAATTATTGAGGTATAGCTCTGCAACAAATTATACAGATGTGTTGACTTCAGAGCAGAGCCTTTTGGCTGCACAGCTGAGTGGGGTGACAGACAGGTTACAAAAATTGCAATCTGTAGTTAATCTCTACAGAGCACTTGGCGGAGGCTGGAAATAA
- a CDS encoding efflux RND transporter periplasmic adaptor subunit: protein MKHTIQSLLLLPAVLILSSCGGGAPQKGGAPGDQVKEFKVLELQPRVAVLNTDYPASVQGQENIEIRPRVDGYVEKIYVDEGSVVKKGQLLFKINAPQYEQEVRTATASIKSAEAEVSSANMAVNKVKPLVEKDIVSKYELESAQYTYQAKVAALAQAKAALSNARTNLGYTSVTSPVNGVVGAIPFRLGSLVSGNNTEPLTTVSSIGNVYAYFAFNEKLLLNFSKEGEGSSLAQKLAKLPPVSLLLSDGTLYDLKGRIQTITGQINTATGSANVRATFPNPKGLIRSGASATVRIPNEIKEGLLIPQSATYELQDKRFAVVVDKDGKTKNVAITVLQNTAGNFYVIQDGLKAGDKIVLEGVATLKDGTPIKATATSAETVYADLK, encoded by the coding sequence ATGAAACATACAATTCAATCACTATTATTACTTCCGGCAGTTCTGATCCTTAGTTCTTGCGGAGGTGGTGCCCCTCAAAAAGGCGGCGCACCTGGCGATCAGGTAAAAGAATTCAAAGTATTAGAACTTCAGCCGCGTGTTGCGGTATTGAATACAGATTATCCGGCCAGCGTTCAGGGACAGGAAAACATAGAAATCAGACCTAGAGTAGATGGGTATGTGGAGAAGATTTATGTAGACGAAGGTTCTGTAGTCAAGAAAGGACAACTGCTCTTTAAAATCAACGCCCCTCAGTATGAGCAGGAAGTACGTACCGCTACTGCAAGCATAAAAAGTGCTGAAGCCGAAGTAAGTTCTGCTAATATGGCTGTAAATAAAGTAAAACCTTTGGTAGAGAAGGATATTGTGAGCAAATACGAATTAGAATCTGCTCAATATACTTATCAGGCAAAAGTTGCGGCATTGGCACAAGCTAAGGCTGCTCTTTCCAATGCGAGAACAAACCTTGGCTATACTTCGGTAACCAGTCCGGTAAACGGAGTAGTTGGCGCCATTCCTTTCCGTTTGGGAAGCTTGGTAAGCGGCAATAATACGGAGCCATTAACTACCGTATCCAGCATTGGCAATGTATATGCTTACTTTGCATTTAATGAAAAACTGTTGCTTAACTTCTCTAAAGAAGGCGAAGGCAGCAGTCTGGCGCAGAAATTAGCAAAACTACCTCCGGTTTCCTTATTGTTATCTGATGGCACTTTATACGATCTGAAAGGACGCATTCAAACCATCACCGGACAAATCAATACTGCCACAGGTTCTGCAAATGTACGTGCGACCTTCCCTAACCCTAAAGGACTCATCCGTAGCGGCGCAAGTGCTACTGTCAGGATTCCTAATGAAATTAAAGAAGGCTTACTTATTCCACAGAGTGCTACTTACGAATTACAGGATAAGCGTTTTGCCGTGGTTGTAGATAAAGACGGTAAGACAAAAAATGTAGCCATTACCGTATTGCAAAATACAGCAGGTAATTTCTATGTGATCCAGGATGGATTAAAAGCAGGCGACAAGATTGTCCTGGAAGGAGTTGCCACACTTAAAGACGGCACGCCAATCAAAGCAACTGCGACAAGCGCAGAAACTGTTTACGCAGACCTAAAATAA
- the arfB gene encoding alternative ribosome rescue aminoacyl-tRNA hydrolase ArfB, with product MLLLKEDIVKAVTFKTSRSGGKGGQNVNKVSSKVELILNIDDAGLFTEEERALLKDRLAHRLDQEGNLHIVSQEDRSQLMNKERTIIKLTALLKSALHIQKKRKPTKTPKSVIRKRLADKQSVSAKKEFRKRPALD from the coding sequence ATGTTACTCCTTAAAGAAGATATTGTTAAAGCCGTCACCTTTAAAACCTCCCGCAGTGGCGGAAAGGGGGGACAGAACGTAAACAAGGTTTCCAGTAAAGTAGAGTTGATTCTAAATATTGATGACGCCGGATTATTTACAGAAGAAGAACGTGCGCTTTTAAAAGATAGACTTGCCCATCGCCTGGATCAGGAAGGAAACCTGCACATCGTCTCACAGGAAGACAGAAGCCAGCTGATGAATAAAGAGCGGACCATTATCAAGTTAACCGCCCTGCTAAAATCAGCCCTGCACATCCAGAAAAAAAGAAAGCCTACAAAAACGCCTAAATCTGTAATCAGAAAGAGGCTGGCGGATAAACAATCCGTCTCGGCGAAAAAAGAATTCAGAAAACGGCCTGCGTTAGATTAA
- the cmk gene encoding (d)CMP kinase, producing MRKNLVVAIDGYSSCGKSTLAKALAKKLGFIYIDSGAMYRAVTLYFLRNHIDMNNEEAVKDALQHIELNFHSRDYESHITLNGEEVSEEIRQMPVSENVSEVSAHKLVRKDMVKQQQRMGKSKNIVMDGRDIGTTVFPDAQIKFFMTADPKVRAERRFKELQSKGDTSTTLEDVFENLAHRDYADTTRAESPLTRAEDAVILDNTEITPQEQLDFAIEQVKLHFPE from the coding sequence ATGAGAAAAAATCTGGTTGTAGCTATAGATGGCTACTCATCTTGTGGAAAGAGTACATTGGCAAAAGCATTAGCAAAAAAACTAGGTTTTATTTATATAGATAGTGGTGCAATGTACCGCGCAGTAACACTTTATTTTCTCCGGAATCATATTGATATGAATAATGAGGAAGCGGTTAAAGATGCCCTTCAGCATATTGAGTTAAATTTTCATTCAAGAGATTACGAATCACATATTACACTGAATGGTGAAGAAGTATCTGAAGAGATCAGACAAATGCCGGTTTCTGAAAATGTGAGTGAAGTTTCTGCCCATAAGCTTGTCCGCAAAGATATGGTGAAACAACAGCAACGTATGGGTAAATCAAAAAACATCGTGATGGATGGCCGTGATATCGGAACTACGGTATTCCCTGATGCCCAGATAAAATTTTTCATGACTGCAGATCCTAAAGTAAGGGCTGAACGTCGTTTTAAGGAATTGCAAAGCAAAGGAGATACCAGCACCACATTGGAAGATGTATTTGAAAACCTGGCGCATCGCGATTATGCAGATACGACCCGCGCAGAGAGTCCTTTAACCCGTGCTGAAGATGCAGTGATATTGGACAACACAGAAATCACCCCTCAGGAACAACTCGATTTTGCCATTGAACAGGTAAAACTCCATTTTCCGGAATAA
- a CDS encoding TetR/AcrR family transcriptional regulator, with the protein MSTRDTGTEQLIKDTAKHLFFAEGKLHATTQEIADAAGVNRTLVNYYFRSRDILFDQVFNEAQDGFASTLDEVFKSSMPFKEKIRNLIHVFINETTKYPYRQLFIITEMNRDNVINAKKSRAKEVKVFLAEIQAEMDQGNVRKMEPKQFIMNLFSLMAHPLLTAPLNQALFGMNDDEYAKLMEDRKELIFETIFR; encoded by the coding sequence ATGTCTACCCGAGATACAGGTACAGAACAATTAATTAAAGATACGGCCAAACATCTGTTTTTTGCTGAGGGGAAATTACACGCCACCACACAAGAGATTGCCGATGCAGCCGGAGTAAACCGAACGTTGGTAAATTACTATTTCCGTTCCCGCGACATCCTCTTTGATCAGGTATTTAATGAGGCACAGGATGGCTTCGCCAGCACACTCGATGAGGTATTCAAATCCAGCATGCCTTTCAAGGAGAAAATCAGGAACCTGATTCATGTATTTATTAATGAAACAACGAAATACCCCTACCGTCAGCTCTTCATCATCACAGAAATGAACAGGGATAACGTGATTAATGCCAAGAAATCCAGGGCTAAAGAAGTCAAGGTATTTCTTGCTGAAATACAGGCAGAAATGGACCAGGGAAACGTCCGGAAAATGGAACCTAAGCAGTTCATTATGAACCTTTTTTCCCTGATGGCCCACCCCCTGCTTACTGCCCCCTTGAATCAGGCTCTTTTTGGCATGAATGATGACGAATACGCAAAACTAATGGAAGACAGAAAAGAATTAATTTTTGAAACCATTTTCCGATAA
- a CDS encoding lipid A deacylase LpxR family protein, whose amino-acid sequence MKTFSKILLPFSLIYLLTVNPAAAQTFKNEFGFSSDNDSYLLQGSDKYYTNGLFINFRHALDQQKLTEKLEKKTYEIAVGQKMYNPYSGSAPDPAKQDRPFAGYLYAEGTMNWFYKNESILKTSVQIGVTGPASLAEKGQELLHNTVGFYELEGWDYQIKEEMQVNLSAKYTRLLHRFDSKAADFSFEGYANIGTTFSGAGAGILFRAGRINQLFNSAYTNSMIGNNSKTRGLVNSELFFYAKPQLNVVAYDATIQGSMFNDKSPVTFGVKPVVFAQQLGVNYSSQRFTFDFGLLFKSKEVKSMAKAHQYGTISLFYRFN is encoded by the coding sequence ATGAAAACCTTTAGTAAAATACTACTTCCCTTTTCCCTGATCTATCTGTTGACCGTAAATCCAGCTGCAGCACAAACATTCAAAAATGAGTTCGGCTTCAGCAGCGATAACGATTCTTATTTACTTCAGGGTTCGGATAAATATTATACCAACGGTTTATTTATCAATTTTCGTCATGCTTTAGATCAGCAAAAGCTGACTGAAAAGCTGGAAAAGAAAACCTATGAAATTGCAGTTGGCCAAAAGATGTACAACCCTTATTCCGGTTCTGCCCCTGATCCAGCTAAACAGGACCGTCCCTTTGCAGGATATCTATATGCCGAAGGAACGATGAATTGGTTCTACAAGAATGAAAGCATTTTAAAGACCTCTGTACAGATCGGGGTAACCGGTCCTGCATCTCTGGCCGAAAAAGGACAAGAACTTCTTCATAACACCGTTGGATTCTATGAGCTGGAGGGCTGGGATTATCAGATCAAAGAAGAAATGCAGGTTAATCTTTCTGCAAAATATACCAGATTACTACATCGCTTTGATAGCAAAGCTGCAGATTTTTCATTTGAAGGTTATGCCAATATAGGAACAACCTTTAGTGGTGCTGGTGCTGGGATCTTGTTCCGTGCAGGCCGGATCAATCAGCTTTTTAATTCAGCATACACCAATTCTATGATCGGGAATAACTCAAAAACCAGAGGTCTGGTTAATAGCGAACTGTTCTTTTATGCTAAACCGCAACTGAATGTCGTGGCTTATGATGCGACCATACAAGGAAGTATGTTTAACGATAAGAGTCCGGTTACCTTTGGTGTAAAGCCCGTGGTTTTTGCGCAGCAGCTTGGCGTTAATTACAGCAGTCAGCGTTTTACTTTTGATTTTGGCCTCTTATTTAAATCTAAAGAAGTAAAAAGCATGGCGAAGGCACACCAATATGGCACCATTAGTCTGTTTTACCGTTTTAATTAA
- a CDS encoding efflux RND transporter permease subunit encodes MFKQFIQRPVLSTVISVIIVILGLLGLLALPISQYPDIAPPTVQVSASYTGANADVVLKSVIIPLEEQINGVENMTYMTSTATNEGSASINIFFKVGTDPDLAAVNVQNRVSRATSLLPQEVTQAGVTVTKSQSSNLLIVSLNSENKAYDQTFLQNYIKINLVPQIQRVTGVGNVNVFGSKDYSMRIWLKPDVMAQYSLIPADISAALAEQNIEAAPGKFGENGNESFQYVIKFKGRLTKATEFENIIVKSAGNGQLLRLKDVARVELGSLTYSSNIVTNGLPSVAFAVSQTPGSNARDVINESKKILDAAAKDFPKGIKHIYLVDVNENLDASIEKVIHTLIEAFILVFIVVFIFLQDFRSTLIPAISVPVAIVGTFFFLNLFGFTINLLTLFALVLAIGIVVDDAIVVVEAVHAKLDQGYKSARRATVDAMGEISGAIISITLVMAAVFIPVTFITGSTGVFYKQFGLTLAVAIILSAINALTLSPALCAILLKPHADDHKHSSFIQRFYTAFNVAFDNVTSKYKRSIQFFSVKKWIIIASIAFFGIGLAYMMKTTPSSFVPSEDQGTIFANISLPPSASMERSEVVTKYVDSLANSIPEVKNTLRIVGQNFTAGQGSAYSMVILKLKTWSERNRSVDQVIGELFAKTSGIRDAKIFFIAPPTIQGFGQSGGFEFQLQDKGGHSIQELFKVNTDFLAALSKRPEIQYAQTSFNPNFPQYMLDINLEKCKEAGITVNSVLNTLQGYYGGLYASNFNQFGKQYRVMIQADANYRKNPEGLNKIFVRNSKGTMAPITEFINLTRVYGPESITRFNLFSSIAITGAPNPGFSSGDAIKAIQEVAAESLPAGYGYDFSGLTREELASGSQTAFIFILCLVFVYFLLSAQYESYILPFAVLLSVPFGLAGAYIFSIIFGLNNSIYLQISLIMLIGLLAKNGILIVEFALERRRHGLPVVQAAVEGAVARLRPILMTSFAFIFGLAPLMIATGAGAVGNKSIGTGAVGGMLIGTILGVFVIPVLFIIFQTLQEKVSGPPHLKKHDDEDENPIDPALAKKLPVI; translated from the coding sequence ATGTTTAAGCAATTTATACAGCGACCAGTGCTGTCGACCGTGATCTCCGTGATCATCGTCATACTGGGACTTTTAGGGTTACTTGCGTTACCCATTTCACAATACCCTGATATTGCGCCTCCGACGGTTCAGGTTTCTGCTTCTTATACCGGAGCAAATGCTGACGTTGTACTTAAGAGTGTGATTATACCGCTTGAAGAGCAGATCAACGGGGTGGAGAACATGACCTACATGACCTCTACCGCTACGAATGAAGGATCAGCCAGTATCAACATCTTTTTCAAAGTAGGTACTGATCCCGATTTAGCTGCTGTAAACGTACAGAACAGGGTTTCCAGAGCAACGAGCTTACTCCCACAGGAAGTTACACAAGCCGGGGTTACCGTGACAAAGAGTCAAAGTAGTAACCTTTTGATTGTTTCCCTGAACAGCGAGAACAAAGCTTATGATCAGACTTTCCTTCAGAATTATATCAAGATCAACCTTGTTCCTCAGATTCAGAGGGTAACGGGTGTTGGTAACGTCAACGTATTCGGTTCAAAAGATTACTCCATGAGGATCTGGTTGAAACCAGATGTGATGGCACAATACAGCCTGATTCCTGCTGATATTTCTGCTGCATTGGCAGAACAGAACATCGAAGCAGCACCGGGTAAATTCGGCGAGAATGGGAATGAATCTTTTCAATATGTAATTAAGTTTAAAGGAAGGCTGACAAAAGCGACTGAGTTTGAGAATATCATCGTTAAATCTGCCGGAAACGGACAGTTACTGAGACTGAAAGACGTTGCCCGGGTAGAATTGGGTTCATTAACCTATTCCTCCAATATTGTAACCAATGGTTTACCATCAGTAGCCTTTGCAGTGAGCCAGACTCCGGGATCAAATGCAAGAGACGTGATCAACGAATCTAAAAAGATCCTTGATGCTGCAGCAAAAGACTTCCCTAAAGGAATTAAGCACATTTACCTGGTGGATGTGAATGAAAACCTTGATGCTTCCATTGAAAAAGTAATCCATACGCTAATAGAAGCCTTCATTTTGGTATTTATCGTCGTATTTATCTTCCTTCAGGATTTCCGTTCCACGTTAATCCCGGCAATTTCAGTTCCGGTGGCGATTGTGGGTACGTTCTTCTTCCTGAATTTGTTTGGGTTTACGATCAACTTACTGACGCTCTTTGCCCTCGTCCTCGCGATTGGTATTGTGGTGGATGATGCGATTGTGGTCGTCGAGGCCGTCCATGCCAAGTTAGATCAGGGTTATAAATCGGCAAGAAGGGCAACCGTTGATGCCATGGGAGAAATCTCCGGTGCGATCATCTCGATTACACTGGTCATGGCCGCTGTATTTATTCCGGTAACGTTTATCACCGGATCTACCGGGGTATTCTATAAGCAATTCGGGCTTACCCTTGCCGTTGCAATTATTTTATCTGCGATCAATGCCTTGACTTTAAGTCCGGCTTTATGTGCGATTTTATTGAAACCACATGCAGACGATCATAAACACAGTAGCTTTATCCAACGTTTCTACACTGCTTTTAACGTTGCATTTGATAATGTAACCAGCAAATACAAACGTTCTATTCAGTTCTTTTCTGTAAAGAAATGGATCATCATTGCTTCGATTGCGTTCTTTGGGATCGGGCTTGCTTATATGATGAAAACCACCCCTTCTTCTTTCGTTCCTTCGGAAGATCAGGGAACTATTTTTGCCAATATCAGCTTACCTCCATCTGCATCGATGGAAAGATCAGAAGTCGTGACTAAATATGTAGACAGTCTTGCGAACTCTATTCCTGAGGTTAAAAATACCTTGAGAATTGTAGGGCAAAACTTTACTGCTGGTCAGGGTAGTGCTTATAGTATGGTAATTTTGAAACTCAAAACATGGTCTGAGCGTAACCGGAGTGTGGACCAGGTGATTGGTGAGCTTTTTGCCAAGACCTCAGGGATACGCGATGCGAAGATTTTCTTTATCGCCCCTCCTACCATCCAGGGATTCGGACAAAGTGGTGGATTTGAGTTCCAGCTTCAGGATAAAGGCGGGCACAGCATTCAGGAATTATTTAAAGTAAACACAGACTTCCTGGCAGCTTTATCTAAACGTCCGGAGATTCAGTACGCCCAAACCTCTTTCAACCCCAATTTCCCGCAATATATGCTGGACATTAACCTGGAGAAATGTAAAGAAGCAGGAATTACAGTAAACTCTGTATTGAATACTTTACAAGGTTATTATGGAGGGTTATATGCCTCGAACTTTAACCAGTTTGGAAAACAATACCGTGTAATGATTCAGGCGGATGCCAATTACCGTAAAAACCCGGAAGGACTGAACAAGATCTTTGTCAGGAATAGTAAAGGTACAATGGCCCCTATTACAGAGTTTATCAATCTCACAAGGGTATATGGTCCGGAGTCGATCACAAGGTTTAACCTTTTCAGTTCCATTGCCATCACTGGAGCACCAAATCCAGGTTTCAGCTCCGGAGATGCGATCAAAGCCATCCAGGAAGTAGCTGCGGAGTCCTTACCTGCGGGTTATGGATATGACTTTTCTGGTCTGACCAGGGAAGAGCTTGCTTCAGGTAGCCAGACTGCATTTATCTTTATCTTATGTCTGGTATTCGTTTACTTCCTGTTAAGTGCGCAGTATGAAAGTTATATCCTCCCATTTGCGGTATTACTTTCTGTGCCATTCGGTTTAGCAGGTGCGTATATTTTCTCTATCATTTTTGGCCTGAACAACAGTATTTACCTACAGATTTCACTCATCATGCTCATTGGTCTACTGGCCAAAAACGGGATTTTGATTGTGGAGTTTGCATTAGAGCGAAGACGCCATGGACTACCTGTTGTACAAGCAGCTGTTGAAGGAGCCGTAGCACGTCTGAGACCAATTCTAATGACCTCCTTTGCCTTTATCTTTGGATTGGCTCCATTGATGATTGCTACCGGAGCAGGTGCGGTAGGTAATAAATCTATCGGTACAGGTGCCGTAGGCGGGATGCTGATCGGAACAATTCTGGGGGTATTTGTGATCCCTGTATTGTTTATCATCTTCCAGACTTTACAGGAAAAAGTGAGTGGTCCTCCGCATTTGAAAAAGCATGACGACGAGGATGAAAATCCTATCGACCCGGCTTTAGCGAAAAAGCTTCCAGTGATTTAA